In Pseudomonas sp. Leaf58, one DNA window encodes the following:
- a CDS encoding fused response regulator/phosphatase: MPAEQALTVLVAEDGAADRLLLAQIVRRQGHQVFTAENGEQAVTLFVERRPQLVLMDALMPVMDGFEAARQIKALAGEALVPIIFLTSLNEEEGLVRCLEAGGDDFMAKPYSAVILAAKIRAMDRLRRLQATVLEQRDQITRHHHHLLNEQRVAKAVFDKVAHSGCLAAPNIRYLQSPYALFNGDLMLAAFTPAGDMRVLLGDFTGHGLPAAVGAMPLAEVFYGMTAKGYGMAQILREMNGKLKRILPVDMFCCALLLNLSMQRGSVEVWNGGMPDGYRLSVHGQVLSVLSSRHLPLGILAAERFDDSTEVLPLAPGERLLLLSDGVLDTADDQECLFGVQRLRTVLAANRDPTRLFDEVMQALERFGGRPRDDISLCDIRMFSAEERVAAPMIYADNGRSSPLDWSLGFEVRGESLKRFNPVPYLVQLLQEIHGLRTHTGNLHSVLSELYSNALEHGVLGLDSQLKRDGQGFADYYQERARRLGVLGDGYVRIDFKVEPHVDGGRLIIEVRDSGAGFDVQQVLARPSLEQGLSGRGLKLVQRLASKARWHEGGHCAQVEFVW; this comes from the coding sequence ATGCCGGCCGAACAGGCGTTGACCGTGCTGGTCGCCGAAGACGGTGCCGCCGACCGCCTGCTGTTGGCGCAGATCGTGCGGCGTCAGGGCCATCAGGTATTTACTGCAGAGAACGGCGAACAGGCGGTAACGCTGTTCGTCGAGCGGCGCCCGCAGCTGGTGCTGATGGACGCATTGATGCCGGTGATGGACGGTTTCGAGGCGGCGCGGCAGATCAAGGCCCTGGCTGGCGAGGCGTTGGTACCGATCATTTTCCTGACCTCGCTGAACGAGGAGGAAGGCCTGGTGCGCTGCCTGGAGGCTGGGGGCGATGATTTCATGGCCAAGCCCTACAGTGCGGTGATCCTCGCCGCCAAGATCCGCGCCATGGACCGCTTGCGCCGGCTGCAGGCCACCGTCCTGGAGCAGCGCGACCAGATTACCCGGCACCACCATCACCTGCTCAACGAACAGCGGGTGGCCAAGGCGGTATTCGACAAGGTGGCCCACTCCGGTTGCCTGGCCGCGCCCAACATCCGCTACTTGCAATCGCCCTACGCGCTGTTCAATGGCGACTTGATGCTGGCCGCCTTCACCCCGGCCGGTGACATGCGTGTGCTGCTGGGGGACTTCACCGGTCACGGCCTGCCGGCAGCGGTGGGCGCTATGCCGCTGGCCGAAGTGTTCTACGGCATGACCGCCAAAGGCTACGGCATGGCGCAGATCCTGCGCGAGATGAACGGCAAGCTCAAACGCATCCTGCCGGTGGACATGTTCTGCTGCGCGCTGCTGCTAAACCTCAGCATGCAGCGCGGTTCGGTGGAGGTGTGGAACGGCGGCATGCCCGACGGCTATCGCCTGTCAGTGCATGGCCAGGTGCTGTCGGTGCTGAGTTCGCGGCATCTGCCGCTGGGCATTCTGGCCGCCGAGCGCTTCGATGACAGCACCGAGGTGTTGCCGCTGGCGCCCGGCGAGCGTTTGCTGCTGTTATCAGACGGTGTGCTCGATACGGCCGACGACCAGGAATGCCTGTTCGGCGTGCAGCGCCTGCGCACAGTGTTGGCTGCCAACCGTGACCCGACGCGGCTGTTCGATGAAGTGATGCAGGCCTTGGAGCGCTTTGGCGGGCGCCCGCGCGATGACATCAGCCTGTGCGACATTCGTATGTTCAGCGCCGAGGAGCGGGTAGCGGCGCCAATGATCTACGCTGATAACGGCCGTTCCAGCCCGTTGGACTGGTCGCTGGGGTTCGAGGTGCGTGGCGAAAGCCTCAAGCGCTTTAACCCAGTGCCTTACCTGGTGCAGTTGTTGCAGGAAATCCACGGTCTGCGCACGCACACCGGCAACCTGCACAGCGTGCTCAGCGAGCTGTATTCCAATGCTTTGGAGCACGGCGTGCTGGGCCTGGATTCGCAGCTCAAGCGCGATGGGCAGGGTTTTGCCGACTATTATCAGGAGCGCGCCCGGCGCCTTGGGGTGCTGGGCGACGGTTACGTGCGCATCGACTTCAAGGTTGAACCGCATGTCGACGGCGGGCGTCTGATCATTGAGGTGCGCGACAGTGGCGCCGGATTCGATGTGCAACAGGTGCTAGCGCGGCCGTCGTTGGAGCAGGGGCTGAGCGGGCGTGGCCTGAAGCTGGTACAGCGGCTGGCCAGCAAGGCGCGCTGGCATGAGGGTGGGCATTGCGCCCAGGTGGAGTTCGTCTGGTGA
- the fliI gene encoding flagellar protein export ATPase FliI has product MKLERTSFGKRLGSYAEAIELPAQPVVEGRLLRMVGLTLEAEGLRAAVGSRCLVINDDSYHPVQVEAEVMGFAGPRVFLMPVGSIVGIAPGARVVPLDDSGRLPMGMSMLGRVLDGAGRALDGKGGMKAEDWVPMDGPVINPLNRDPISKPLDVGIRSINSLLTVGRGQRLGLFAGTGVGKSVLLGMMTRFTEAEIIVVGLIGERGREVKEFIEHILGEEGLKRSVVVASPADDAPLMRLRAAMYCTRIAEYFRDKGKNVLLLMDSLTRFAQAQREIALAIGEPPATRGYPPSVFAKLPKLVERAGNGGPGGGSITAFYTVLSEGDDQQDPIADAARGVLDGHFVLSRRLAEEGHYPAIDIEASISRVMPQVVDADHLRQAQKFKQLWSRLSQSRDLISVGAYVAGGDPETDLAIALQSKLVGLLRQGLDENVGLAQSREQLGAIFTPPAGG; this is encoded by the coding sequence ATGAAGCTTGAGCGCACCAGCTTCGGTAAACGCCTGGGTAGTTATGCCGAGGCGATCGAGTTGCCCGCCCAACCCGTGGTCGAGGGGCGCCTGCTGCGCATGGTCGGCCTCACCCTGGAGGCCGAGGGCCTGCGTGCCGCAGTGGGCAGCCGCTGCCTGGTGATCAACGACGACAGCTACCACCCGGTGCAGGTCGAAGCCGAAGTCATGGGCTTTGCCGGGCCCAGGGTGTTCCTCATGCCGGTGGGCAGCATTGTCGGCATTGCCCCGGGTGCCCGGGTAGTGCCGCTGGATGACAGCGGTCGCCTGCCCATGGGTATGAGCATGCTAGGCCGGGTACTCGACGGTGCCGGCCGTGCCTTGGATGGCAAGGGCGGGATGAAGGCCGAGGACTGGGTGCCGATGGACGGCCCGGTGATCAACCCGCTCAACCGCGACCCTATCAGCAAGCCGCTGGATGTGGGTATCCGCAGCATCAATAGCCTGCTGACTGTGGGGCGCGGCCAGCGCTTGGGCCTGTTCGCGGGCACTGGTGTGGGTAAGTCGGTGTTGCTGGGCATGATGACTCGTTTCACCGAAGCCGAGATCATCGTGGTCGGCCTGATCGGTGAGCGGGGCCGCGAGGTGAAGGAGTTCATCGAGCATATCCTGGGTGAGGAGGGCCTCAAGCGTTCGGTCGTGGTGGCCTCGCCAGCCGACGATGCGCCGCTGATGCGCCTGCGCGCCGCCATGTATTGCACGCGCATTGCCGAGTACTTCCGCGACAAGGGCAAGAACGTGCTGTTGCTGATGGACTCGCTGACCCGTTTCGCCCAGGCCCAGCGGGAAATTGCCCTGGCCATCGGCGAGCCGCCGGCCACCCGGGGCTACCCGCCGTCAGTGTTCGCCAAGCTGCCCAAGTTGGTAGAGCGGGCGGGCAACGGCGGGCCCGGCGGTGGTTCGATCACCGCGTTCTACACCGTGCTGTCTGAAGGCGACGACCAGCAAGACCCGATTGCCGACGCGGCGCGCGGCGTGCTCGACGGCCACTTCGTGCTGTCGCGTCGGCTTGCCGAAGAAGGCCATTACCCGGCCATCGACATCGAAGCCTCGATCAGCCGGGTCATGCCCCAGGTGGTCGATGCCGATCATTTGCGCCAGGCACAAAAGTTCAAGCAGCTGTGGTCGCGCCTGTCGCAAAGTCGCGACTTGATCAGCGTGGGGGCTTATGTGGCCGGCGGTGACCCGGAGACCGACCTGGCCATCGCCCTGCAGTCGAAACTGGTGGGTTTGTTGCGCCAGGGGCTGGACGAGAACGTAGGCCTGGCGCAAAGCCGCGAACAGTTGGGGGCTATTTTCACGCCCCCGGCGGGCGGTTGA
- the fliH gene encoding flagellar assembly protein FliH: MSTKEHHPSDLIRARDLEGVDVWTLPSFDPAPEPQPEPEPEVVEEEIEEVPLEEVQPLTLEELEAIRQEAYNEGFATGEREGFHSTQLKVRQEAEEALKAKLDSLEQLMAHLMEPIAEQDTQIEKTLVHLVAHMTRQVIGRELRNDSSQITQVLREALKLLPMGADNIRIHLNPQDFEQAKALRERHEESWRLLEDSALLPGGCRIETAHSRIDATMETRIEKAVAQLFDQLHDQSLHPAAADMSVELGSSVEPPDEA, translated from the coding sequence ATGTCCACCAAAGAACATCACCCCAGCGACCTGATCCGCGCCCGCGACCTCGAGGGCGTGGACGTGTGGACGCTGCCCAGCTTTGACCCAGCACCGGAGCCCCAGCCCGAGCCGGAGCCGGAGGTGGTCGAGGAAGAAATCGAGGAGGTGCCGCTGGAAGAAGTCCAGCCGCTGACCCTGGAAGAGCTTGAGGCTATCCGCCAGGAAGCCTACAACGAAGGCTTCGCCACCGGTGAGCGCGAGGGCTTCCACAGCACCCAGCTGAAGGTCCGCCAGGAGGCCGAAGAGGCCCTGAAGGCCAAGCTGGACAGCCTCGAACAGCTGATGGCCCACTTGATGGAGCCGATCGCTGAACAAGACACGCAAATCGAGAAAACCTTGGTCCACTTGGTGGCGCACATGACCCGCCAGGTGATCGGTCGCGAGCTGCGTAACGACTCCAGCCAGATCACGCAGGTGCTGCGCGAGGCACTCAAGCTGCTGCCCATGGGTGCGGACAATATCCGCATCCACCTCAACCCGCAGGATTTCGAGCAGGCCAAGGCCTTGCGCGAACGCCATGAGGAAAGCTGGCGGCTGCTTGAGGACAGTGCGCTGCTGCCTGGCGGCTGTCGCATCGAGACCGCTCACAGCCGCATCGACGCGACCATGGAAACACGCATCGAGAAAGCCGTGGCGCAGTTGTTCGACCAGCTACACGACCAGTCACTGCACCCGGCGGCAGCGGATATGTCCGTCGAGCTGGGCAGCTCGGTAGAGCCTCCTGATGAAGCTTGA
- the fliJ gene encoding flagellar export protein FliJ, which translates to MSQPGRAARLAPVVAMAEQAERTAAQRLGHFQQQVATAQAKLAELERFREDYQLQWINRGGQGVNGSWLVNYQRFLGQLETAMTQQRQSLVWHQNNLNNARGTWQQAYARVEGLRKLVQRYQDEARRAEDKREQRLLDELSQRLPRQNHL; encoded by the coding sequence ATGAGCCAGCCTGGACGCGCCGCGCGCCTGGCGCCGGTAGTGGCGATGGCCGAGCAGGCCGAGCGCACGGCGGCGCAGCGCCTGGGGCATTTCCAGCAGCAGGTGGCCACGGCCCAGGCCAAGCTGGCCGAACTCGAACGGTTTCGTGAGGATTACCAGCTGCAGTGGATTAACCGCGGCGGGCAGGGGGTCAATGGCAGCTGGCTGGTGAATTACCAGCGCTTTCTCGGGCAGTTGGAAACGGCCATGACCCAGCAGCGCCAGAGCCTGGTCTGGCACCAGAACAACCTCAACAACGCGCGCGGCACCTGGCAGCAAGCCTATGCCCGGGTGGAGGGCTTGCGCAAGCTGGTGCAGCGCTACCAGGACGAAGCCCGGCGGGCCGAAGACAAGCGCGAACAGCGTTTGCTCGATGAGCTGTCGCAGCGTCTGCCACGGCAGAATCATCTTTAA
- the fliM gene encoding flagellar motor switch protein FliM, translating into MAVQDLLSQDEIDALLHGVDDGLVQTESASEPGSIKSYDLTSQDRIVRGRMPTLEMINERFARYTRISMFNLLRRSADVAVGGVQVMKFGEYVHSLYVPTSLNLVKIKPLRGTSLFILDAKLVFKLVDNFFGGDGRHAKIEGREFTPTELRVVRMVLDQCFVDLKEAWQAIMPVSFEYMNSEVNPAMANIVGPSEAVVVSTFHIELDGGGGDLHITMPYSMIEPVREMLDAGFQSDLDDQDERWVKALREDVLDVAVPMTATVARRQLKLRDILHMQPGDVIPVELPEHLVLRANGVPAFKARLGSHKGNLALQIIDPIERR; encoded by the coding sequence ATGGCCGTACAGGACCTGCTGTCCCAGGATGAGATCGATGCCCTGTTGCATGGCGTCGACGACGGGCTGGTGCAGACCGAGAGTGCATCTGAGCCTGGCAGTATCAAAAGCTACGACCTGACCAGCCAGGACCGTATCGTGCGGGGTCGCATGCCGACCCTGGAAATGATCAACGAGCGCTTCGCCCGCTACACCCGTATCAGCATGTTCAACCTGTTGCGCCGTTCTGCCGACGTCGCGGTAGGGGGGGTGCAGGTGATGAAGTTCGGCGAATACGTGCACTCGCTGTATGTTCCCACCAGCCTCAACCTGGTGAAGATCAAGCCGCTGCGCGGCACCTCGCTGTTCATCCTCGACGCCAAGTTGGTGTTCAAGTTGGTGGACAACTTCTTTGGCGGCGATGGCCGCCACGCCAAGATCGAAGGCCGCGAGTTCACCCCGACCGAGCTGCGCGTGGTGCGCATGGTGCTGGACCAATGCTTCGTCGACCTCAAAGAAGCCTGGCAGGCGATCATGCCGGTGTCCTTCGAATACATGAACTCCGAGGTCAACCCGGCCATGGCCAACATCGTCGGCCCCAGTGAGGCGGTGGTGGTGTCTACCTTCCACATCGAACTGGACGGTGGTGGCGGCGACCTGCACATAACCATGCCGTACTCGATGATCGAGCCGGTACGGGAAATGCTCGATGCCGGCTTCCAGTCCGACCTGGACGACCAGGACGAGCGCTGGGTCAAGGCCCTGCGCGAGGACGTCCTGGATGTGGCTGTGCCGATGACCGCCACGGTCGCCCGGCGCCAGTTGAAGCTGCGCGACATCCTGCACATGCAGCCTGGCGATGTGATCCCGGTGGAGCTGCCCGAGCACCTGGTGCTGCGCGCCAATGGCGTGCCGGCGTTCAAGGCGCGGCTGGGCTCGCACAAGGGCAACCTGGCCCTGCAGATCATCGACCCGATCGAACGCCGCTGA
- a CDS encoding STAS domain-containing protein: MAVETDFSQDGKKLTIKIKGRFDFGKHQEFRDAYERQPSRPDSVVVDLKDTTYLDSSALGMLLLLRDHAGGDESDVRVVHASSDVRKILAISNFEKLFDIS; this comes from the coding sequence ATGGCAGTCGAGACTGATTTTTCGCAGGACGGGAAAAAGCTGACCATCAAGATCAAGGGGCGCTTCGATTTCGGCAAGCACCAGGAATTTCGCGACGCTTACGAACGCCAGCCCAGTCGGCCCGATTCGGTGGTCGTCGACCTGAAAGACACCACCTACCTCGACAGTTCCGCGCTGGGCATGCTGTTGTTGCTGCGTGACCACGCCGGCGGCGATGAGTCGGATGTGCGGGTGGTGCATGCGAGCTCTGACGTGCGCAAGATCCTCGCCATCTCCAATTTCGAAAAACTTTTCGATATCAGTTGA
- the fliG gene encoding flagellar motor switch protein FliG: protein MSDNRAVTAKLSRVDKAAILLLSLGETDAAQVLRHMGPKEVQRVGVAMAQMGNVHRDQVEQVMSEFVDIVGDQTSLGVGSDDYIRKMLNQALGEDKANGLVDRILLGGNTSGLDSLKWMEPRAVADVIRYEHPQIQAIVVAYLDPDQAGEVLSNFDHKVRLDIVLRVSSLNTVQPAALKELNQILEKQFSGNSNAARTTLGGIKRAADIMNFLDSSVEGALMDAIREIDSDLSEQIEDLMFVFNNLADVDDRGIQALLREVSSDVLVVSLKGADERVKDKIFKNMSKRASELLRDDLEAKGPVRVSDVETAQKEILTIARRMAEAGEIVLGGKGAEEMI from the coding sequence ATGAGTGATAACCGAGCCGTTACCGCCAAGCTGAGCCGCGTCGACAAGGCGGCGATCCTTCTGCTCTCGCTGGGCGAGACCGATGCGGCCCAGGTGCTGCGGCACATGGGCCCCAAGGAAGTGCAGCGGGTGGGTGTGGCCATGGCGCAGATGGGCAATGTGCACCGTGATCAGGTGGAGCAGGTGATGAGCGAGTTCGTCGACATCGTCGGCGATCAGACCAGCCTGGGTGTGGGCTCTGACGACTACATCCGCAAGATGCTCAACCAGGCCCTGGGTGAGGACAAGGCCAATGGCCTGGTCGACCGCATTCTGCTGGGTGGCAACACCAGCGGCCTGGACAGCCTCAAGTGGATGGAGCCGCGCGCGGTAGCCGATGTGATCCGCTACGAGCACCCGCAGATCCAGGCCATCGTGGTCGCCTACCTTGACCCTGACCAGGCCGGTGAAGTGCTGAGCAACTTCGACCACAAGGTGCGCCTGGATATCGTCTTGCGGGTGTCGTCGCTGAACACCGTGCAGCCGGCGGCGCTGAAGGAGCTGAACCAGATCCTCGAGAAGCAGTTCTCGGGCAACTCCAACGCCGCGCGTACCACCCTGGGTGGCATCAAGCGTGCCGCCGACATCATGAACTTCCTCGACAGCTCGGTGGAAGGTGCACTGATGGATGCGATCCGCGAGATCGACAGCGACCTGTCGGAGCAGATCGAAGACCTGATGTTCGTCTTCAACAACCTGGCCGACGTCGACGACCGCGGCATCCAGGCGCTGCTGCGCGAAGTGTCGTCCGACGTGCTGGTGGTGTCGCTCAAGGGTGCCGACGAGCGGGTCAAGGACAAGATCTTCAAGAACATGTCCAAACGTGCCTCGGAGCTGCTGCGCGACGACCTGGAGGCCAAGGGGCCGGTACGGGTCAGCGACGTGGAAACGGCGCAGAAGGAAATCCTCACCATCGCCCGCCGCATGGCCGAGGCCGGCGAGATCGTGCTCGGCGGCAAGGGCGCCGAGGAAATGATCTAA
- a CDS encoding Hpt domain-containing protein: MTDMHIDHKVLSDLREVMEEGYLQLVQTFLEDSERRLGQLHAAQSAQELGSAAHSFKGSSSNMGALALAGLCQQLEDRARRPPLYGIEDLINRIDQEYLEVQRFYRDEQQRISAG, encoded by the coding sequence GTGACTGACATGCATATTGACCACAAGGTACTCAGTGACCTGCGTGAGGTCATGGAGGAGGGATACCTGCAGTTGGTGCAGACCTTCCTCGAGGATTCCGAGCGGCGCTTGGGCCAGTTGCACGCGGCCCAAAGCGCGCAAGAGCTCGGTTCGGCCGCCCATAGTTTCAAAGGCAGTAGCAGCAATATGGGGGCGTTGGCCTTGGCCGGCTTGTGCCAGCAACTGGAAGACCGCGCACGGCGGCCGCCGTTGTATGGTATCGAAGACCTGATTAACCGTATCGACCAGGAATACCTGGAGGTACAGCGCTTTTATCGGGATGAACAGCAGCGCATTTCTGCAGGCTGA
- a CDS encoding flagellar hook-length control protein FliK, which produces MPVASNPLLQANAIANTSRSAGVQADKPLQALGDKGDGFGQVMAKQGRDKASGQDDRAAPAKPKDKPVAAQGGKHDTADKPAVADDGNTLPADAQGTADTGLRDASLVAGQVTDAQPGAQLIQAQAEAVAPVLQAAQASGELMAEAAAEEAFDPDADPLAGLPTLRLALEQSAQAKGATSAHALDPSQAQGEEGQAAVNTLAGLIENTDGEAGEPGDKAFGALLEDGLKDTKGASSDTRIDDFANRLANLTQAATAKTANAVPATASPLHQPLPMSQNAWAEGLVNRVMYLSSQNLKSADIQLEPAELGRLDIRVNVATDQSTQVTFISGHAGVRDALDSQLHRLRELFAQQGLAQPDVNVADQSRGQQQQPGQEQAQGSHLSGVAARRAEQAGGEVVDSSQPVQQQVVIGDSAVDYYA; this is translated from the coding sequence ATGCCTGTCGCATCCAATCCTTTGTTGCAAGCCAACGCCATTGCCAACACGTCGCGTTCGGCTGGCGTACAGGCGGACAAACCCCTGCAGGCGCTGGGCGACAAGGGCGACGGCTTTGGCCAGGTGATGGCCAAGCAAGGGCGCGACAAGGCGAGTGGGCAGGACGACAGGGCGGCCCCAGCCAAGCCCAAGGACAAGCCTGTAGCAGCGCAAGGCGGCAAGCACGACACGGCTGACAAGCCTGCAGTTGCCGATGACGGCAATACGTTGCCAGCTGATGCCCAAGGCACAGCCGATACCGGGCTGCGCGATGCCAGCCTGGTGGCCGGCCAGGTCACCGACGCACAGCCCGGTGCGCAACTGATCCAGGCCCAGGCCGAAGCGGTGGCGCCTGTGTTGCAGGCGGCGCAAGCCAGTGGCGAACTCATGGCGGAAGCGGCGGCGGAAGAAGCCTTCGACCCCGACGCCGACCCCTTGGCCGGCCTGCCGACCCTGCGCCTGGCGCTGGAGCAAAGCGCCCAGGCCAAGGGTGCCACCTCGGCGCACGCCCTTGACCCGTCCCAGGCCCAGGGTGAGGAGGGGCAGGCCGCCGTCAATACCTTGGCGGGGCTGATCGAGAATACTGACGGTGAGGCGGGTGAACCGGGCGACAAAGCCTTTGGCGCATTGCTCGAAGATGGCCTGAAGGACACCAAGGGCGCCAGCAGCGACACGCGCATCGATGACTTCGCCAACCGCCTGGCCAACCTGACCCAGGCTGCCACGGCCAAGACCGCGAATGCCGTGCCGGCCACCGCCAGCCCGTTGCACCAGCCGTTACCGATGAGCCAGAACGCCTGGGCCGAGGGCTTGGTCAACCGGGTCATGTACCTGTCCAGCCAGAACCTCAAATCGGCGGACATCCAGCTGGAACCGGCAGAGCTGGGCCGCCTGGACATTCGCGTCAATGTTGCGACGGACCAATCGACCCAGGTGACGTTCATCAGCGGCCATGCTGGCGTGCGTGATGCCCTCGACAGCCAACTGCACCGCTTGCGCGAGCTGTTCGCCCAGCAGGGGCTGGCACAGCCGGACGTCAATGTGGCTGACCAGTCGCGGGGGCAGCAACAGCAGCCGGGGCAGGAGCAGGCGCAGGGCAGCCACCTGTCTGGGGTGGCGGCGCGCCGCGCGGAGCAGGCTGGCGGTGAGGTTGTCGACAGCAGCCAGCCTGTGCAGCAGCAGGTGGTTATCGGCGACAGTGCGGTCGATTATTACGCCTGA
- the fliL gene encoding flagellar basal body-associated protein FliL: MAKSEAVKDPATKGKLKLIILAVVGLLLAIGLSVGATWFIMHKGEPAPAADAAASNVKPAAIYEALTPAFVVNFNQNGRQRYMQVSITLQARNPVDLAALKVHMPVIRNNLVMMFSGQGFDTLASSPVGQEMLRQKATAVVQEVAQKELGKPVVDQLLFTNFVLQ; the protein is encoded by the coding sequence ATGGCGAAGAGCGAAGCAGTCAAAGACCCCGCCACTAAAGGCAAACTCAAGCTGATCATCCTGGCGGTCGTGGGCCTGTTGCTGGCGATCGGCCTTTCGGTGGGCGCTACCTGGTTCATCATGCACAAGGGCGAGCCGGCCCCGGCCGCCGATGCTGCGGCCAGCAACGTTAAACCCGCGGCTATCTACGAGGCGCTGACCCCAGCCTTCGTGGTCAACTTTAACCAGAACGGCCGCCAACGCTACATGCAGGTGAGCATCACCCTGCAAGCGCGCAACCCGGTCGACCTGGCTGCCCTCAAGGTGCACATGCCAGTGATCCGCAACAACCTGGTGATGATGTTCTCCGGGCAAGGCTTCGACACCCTGGCCAGTAGCCCGGTGGGCCAGGAGATGCTGCGCCAGAAGGCCACCGCAGTGGTTCAGGAAGTGGCCCAGAAGGAACTCGGCAAGCCGGTCGTCGACCAGTTGCTGTTCACCAATTTCGTATTGCAGTAG
- the fliF gene encoding flagellar basal-body MS-ring/collar protein FliF — MAEAVVDNAPAKTGSPAAKPPLFGLSFLENISQMPMLRQIGLMVGLAASVAIGFAVVLWSQQPDYRPLYGSLAGMDTKQVMDTLAAADIPYNVEPNSGALLVKADDLSRARLKLAAAGVAPSDGNVGFELLDKEQGLGTSQFMEATRYRRSLEGELARTVSSLNNVKAARVHLAIPKSSVFVRDERKPSASVLVELYPGRALEAGQVMAIINLVATSVPELDKSQVTVVDQKGNLLSEQVQDTTLTQAGKQFDYSRRVEGMLTQRVHNILQPVLGNDRYKAEVSADLDFSAVESTSEQFNPDQPALRSEQSVDEQRASSQGPQGVPGALSNQPPGPASAPQTTGASATPAAAIQPGQPLVDANGQQIMDPATGQPMLAPYPSDKRQQSTKNFELDRSISHTRQQQGRMTRLSVAVVVDDQVKIDPATGDTTRAPWGTEDLARFTRLVQDAVGFDASRGDSVTVINVPFAADRGEEIADIAFYQQPWFWDIVKQVLGVLFILVLVFGVLRPVLNNITGGGKQAASDSDMELGGMMGLDGELANDRVSLGGPTSILLPSPSEGYEAQLNAIKGLVAEDPGRVAQVVKDWINADE; from the coding sequence ATGGCTGAAGCAGTCGTCGACAACGCCCCCGCCAAGACTGGCTCGCCAGCGGCCAAACCGCCGCTGTTTGGCCTGTCGTTCCTGGAAAACATATCGCAGATGCCCATGCTGCGTCAGATCGGCCTCATGGTCGGCCTGGCGGCCAGCGTGGCGATCGGCTTCGCTGTGGTGCTGTGGTCGCAACAACCCGATTACCGCCCGCTGTACGGCAGCCTGGCGGGCATGGACACCAAGCAGGTCATGGACACCCTGGCCGCTGCCGACATTCCCTACAACGTCGAGCCCAACTCTGGCGCTCTGCTGGTCAAGGCCGACGACCTCTCCCGTGCGCGCCTGAAGCTGGCCGCCGCCGGCGTGGCGCCGAGCGATGGCAATGTCGGCTTCGAACTGCTCGACAAGGAGCAGGGCCTGGGCACCAGCCAGTTCATGGAAGCCACCCGTTACCGCCGCAGCCTGGAAGGCGAGCTGGCGCGCACCGTATCCAGCCTGAACAACGTCAAGGCCGCGCGTGTTCACTTGGCTATCCCGAAAAGTTCGGTGTTCGTGCGTGACGAACGCAAGCCCAGCGCCTCGGTACTGGTCGAGCTGTACCCGGGCCGCGCTCTGGAAGCCGGGCAGGTGATGGCCATCATCAACCTGGTGGCCACTAGCGTGCCCGAACTGGACAAGTCCCAGGTCACCGTGGTCGACCAGAAGGGCAACCTGCTGTCCGAACAAGTCCAGGACACGACCCTGACCCAGGCGGGCAAGCAGTTCGACTACAGCCGCCGGGTGGAGGGCATGCTTACCCAGCGTGTGCACAACATCCTGCAGCCGGTGCTGGGCAATGACCGCTACAAGGCCGAAGTGTCTGCCGACCTGGACTTCAGCGCGGTGGAGTCGACCTCCGAGCAGTTCAACCCCGACCAGCCGGCGCTGCGCAGCGAGCAGTCGGTCGACGAACAACGGGCCAGCAGCCAGGGCCCGCAGGGCGTGCCAGGAGCGCTGAGCAACCAGCCACCAGGCCCTGCGTCGGCACCGCAGACCACCGGCGCTTCCGCCACCCCGGCCGCGGCCATCCAGCCTGGCCAGCCGCTGGTGGATGCCAACGGCCAGCAGATCATGGACCCGGCCACCGGCCAGCCAATGCTCGCGCCGTACCCGTCGGACAAGCGCCAGCAAAGTACCAAGAACTTCGAGCTGGACCGCTCCATCAGCCACACCCGCCAGCAACAGGGGCGCATGACCCGCCTGTCGGTGGCGGTGGTGGTGGACGACCAGGTCAAGATCGACCCGGCCACCGGCGACACCACGCGTGCACCCTGGGGTACCGAGGACCTGGCGCGCTTCACCCGCCTGGTGCAGGACGCGGTCGGCTTCGATGCCAGCCGTGGCGACAGCGTGACGGTGATCAACGTACCGTTCGCCGCCGACCGTGGCGAAGAAATCGCCGACATCGCCTTCTACCAGCAACCGTGGTTCTGGGACATCGTCAAGCAGGTGCTGGGCGTACTGTTCATCCTGGTGCTGGTGTTCGGCGTGCTGCGGCCAGTGCTGAACAACATTACCGGGGGCGGCAAGCAGGCTGCCTCGGATAGCGACATGGAGCTGGGCGGCATGATGGGGCTGGATGGCGAACTGGCCAACGACCGCGTCAGCCTGGGTGGCCCGACAAGCATTCTGCTGCCTAGCCCCAGCGAGGGTTACGAGGCACAGCTCAACGCAATCAAAGGCCTGGTGGCCGAAGACCCGGGCCGCGTAGCCCAGGTCGTGAAAGACTGGATCAACGCCGATGAGTGA